The following coding sequences lie in one Oncorhynchus kisutch isolate 150728-3 linkage group LG17, Okis_V2, whole genome shotgun sequence genomic window:
- the LOC109907361 gene encoding transmembrane protein 106B-like isoform X2 — MGKAFSLLSMQACYDDSLTTTQDDDGKREDVSQFPYIEFTGRDSVTCRSCQGTGRIPRGQENQLVALIPYSDQRLRPRRTKLYVMASVAVCLLLSSLAVFFLFPRTIDVSYGDVKSVFVTYDEDKRIVYLNVTNTLNITNNNYYSVEVSNITAQIQFFNTVIGKSCINNSTAISPLGLQQVDYMVPAIIADEMSYMYDYCTLQTIKVHNIVLMMQVTVTTAYFGHMEQVTQEMYQYVDCGGNTTTVRGEQHKVSNAPIPPYLPPYLT, encoded by the exons ATGGGGAAGgccttctccctcctgtccatgCAGGCATGCTACGATGACTCCCTGACCACCACACAGGACGAtgatgggaagagagaggacgTGTCCCAGTTCCCCTACATCGAGTTCACAGGCCGGGACAGCGTCACATGTCGCAGCTGCCAGGGTACAGGCAGGATACCTAGAG GCCAAGAGAACCAGCTGGTGGCATTGATTCCATACAGTGACCAGAGACTCAGGCCCAGGAGAAC AAAGCTGTATGTGATGGCCTCAGTGGCTGTGTGTCTGCTGCTGTCCAGCCTGGCTGTCTTCTTCCTATTCCCTCGTACCATAGACGTCTCTTACGGGGACGTCAAGTCTGTCTTCGTCACCTACGATGAGGATAAGAGGATTGTCTATCTCAACGTGACG AACACTCTGAATATCACCAATaacaactactacagtgtagAGGTGTCTAACATCACAGCCCAGATCCAGTTCTTCAACACAGTGATCGGGAAGTCCTGCATCAATAACAGCACCGCTATCAGTCCTCTGGGCTTGCAGCAG GTTGACTACATGGTTCCCGCCATTATAGCAGACGAGATGAGCTACATGTA TGATTACTGCACCCTACAGACCATAAAGGTGCACAACATTGTGCTTATGATGCA GGTGACGGTGACCACAGCGTACTTTGGCCACATGGAGCAGGTTACTCAGGAGATGTACCAGTATGTAGACTGTGGAGGTAACACCACCACTGTGAGGGGGGAGCAGCACAAGGTGTCTAATGCCCCAATACCCCCATACTTGCCCCCCTACCTGACCTGA
- the LOC109907361 gene encoding transmembrane protein 106B-like isoform X1 has protein sequence MPGVEYFCKLLYFSHQGVTMGKAFSLLSMQACYDDSLTTTQDDDGKREDVSQFPYIEFTGRDSVTCRSCQGTGRIPRGQENQLVALIPYSDQRLRPRRTKLYVMASVAVCLLLSSLAVFFLFPRTIDVSYGDVKSVFVTYDEDKRIVYLNVTNTLNITNNNYYSVEVSNITAQIQFFNTVIGKSCINNSTAISPLGLQQVDYMVPAIIADEMSYMYDYCTLQTIKVHNIVLMMQVTVTTAYFGHMEQVTQEMYQYVDCGGNTTTVRGEQHKVSNAPIPPYLPPYLT, from the exons atgccagggGTTGAATACTTCTGCAAGCTGCTGTATTTCTCCCATCAAG gtgtGACCATGGGGAAGgccttctccctcctgtccatgCAGGCATGCTACGATGACTCCCTGACCACCACACAGGACGAtgatgggaagagagaggacgTGTCCCAGTTCCCCTACATCGAGTTCACAGGCCGGGACAGCGTCACATGTCGCAGCTGCCAGGGTACAGGCAGGATACCTAGAG GCCAAGAGAACCAGCTGGTGGCATTGATTCCATACAGTGACCAGAGACTCAGGCCCAGGAGAAC AAAGCTGTATGTGATGGCCTCAGTGGCTGTGTGTCTGCTGCTGTCCAGCCTGGCTGTCTTCTTCCTATTCCCTCGTACCATAGACGTCTCTTACGGGGACGTCAAGTCTGTCTTCGTCACCTACGATGAGGATAAGAGGATTGTCTATCTCAACGTGACG AACACTCTGAATATCACCAATaacaactactacagtgtagAGGTGTCTAACATCACAGCCCAGATCCAGTTCTTCAACACAGTGATCGGGAAGTCCTGCATCAATAACAGCACCGCTATCAGTCCTCTGGGCTTGCAGCAG GTTGACTACATGGTTCCCGCCATTATAGCAGACGAGATGAGCTACATGTA TGATTACTGCACCCTACAGACCATAAAGGTGCACAACATTGTGCTTATGATGCA GGTGACGGTGACCACAGCGTACTTTGGCCACATGGAGCAGGTTACTCAGGAGATGTACCAGTATGTAGACTGTGGAGGTAACACCACCACTGTGAGGGGGGAGCAGCACAAGGTGTCTAATGCCCCAATACCCCCATACTTGCCCCCCTACCTGACCTGA